The following DNA comes from Picosynechococcus sp. PCC 7003.
GGCCCCGGAAACCTAGGATTTCCTTCTCCGGAGGCTTGCAAAATAATGGTCTGTCCTTCCTGGGCGATCGCCGTTTGGGGAAAAATAGCCCGCGCCGCTTGTTGGACATCATCGAGGAAATCATCACCATGGCTCGGATCATGGTGAAACAGGATCAATTGCTTCACTTTAGCGGCCTGGGCAACCTTCACTGCCTCTTGCCAAGTACTATGGCCCCAGCCCACTTTGCTATGGCGCGGATCATGATATTCCTCATCTGTGTAGGTCGCATCTATGATCAGAACATCAGCCCCCTGGGCGAGTCGTAGCACCTGATCATCCAGGCGATCGCGGTAATGTTCTGTGTCTGTGACGTAGGCCACTCTCAGCCCTTGCCAGTCCACTCGATAACCCACCGCGCCACCGGGATGATTCAGAGGCCCATTGGTGACCCGCACCTCTCCGAGGGAAAGCGTTTCTCCTAGAGCTAAAGCGAAAAAGTTTAGCTCCGCCCGCATCACCTGGAGGGGCACCGGAAAGTTGGGGTGAAGCATTTGGTCATGGAGCCGTTTTTGGATCGGGATCTCGTCGTCCACCGTGACACCGTAGATGTTGAAACAATTTTTCTGCTGAAAAGCCGGCGCAAAAAAAGGAAACCCCTGGATATGATCCCAATGGGAGTGGGAAAAAAACAAATGGGCCGTGACCGGTTCTGATTGTGCGACCAAGGTTTCACCCAGCAGACGTAGG
Coding sequences within:
- a CDS encoding MBL fold metallo-hydrolase, with the protein product MSKAQTEFKIKFWGVRGSIPCPGRETVRYGGNTPCVEMRVGDQHLIFDGGTGLRLLGETLVAQSEPVTAHLFFSHSHWDHIQGFPFFAPAFQQKNCFNIYGVTVDDEIPIQKRLHDQMLHPNFPVPLQVMRAELNFFALALGETLSLGEVRVTNGPLNHPGGAVGYRVDWQGLRVAYVTDTEHYRDRLDDQVLRLAQGADVLIIDATYTDEEYHDPRHSKVGWGHSTWQEAVKVAQAAKVKQLILFHHDPSHGDDFLDDVQQAARAIFPQTAIAQEGQTIILQASGEGNPRFPGPTQALSV